A region from the Bacteroidales bacterium genome encodes:
- a CDS encoding UpxY family transcription antiterminator has protein sequence MNWYAVYTLPRAEKKAHTELIRQGIDAYLPLLRTLKQWSDRKKWVEEPLFRSYIFVNIPQSRYFDVLNTTGVARYITFEGKAVPIPPQQIEAVRFFLSSDDPLPENMEQYLPGQSVEVIKGPLKGLFGELFQLAGKQKVKVEISTVGQSIFVTIPITHLRILFK, from the coding sequence TTGAACTGGTACGCCGTATATACATTGCCCAGGGCTGAGAAAAAAGCCCACACTGAGCTTATCAGACAAGGCATCGACGCCTATTTGCCACTATTGCGTACCCTGAAGCAGTGGTCCGACCGGAAAAAATGGGTCGAAGAGCCGTTGTTCCGTTCCTATATCTTTGTGAATATCCCTCAAAGCCGGTATTTCGATGTGCTCAACACTACAGGTGTAGCGCGTTATATTACTTTCGAAGGAAAAGCTGTTCCCATCCCTCCCCAACAAATCGAAGCCGTCAGATTCTTCCTTTCGTCCGACGATCCACTGCCTGAAAATATGGAACAATACCTCCCCGGACAGTCGGTTGAAGTGATCAAAGGTCCGTTAAAAGGCCTTTTCGGGGAATTGTTTCAGTTAGCCGGCAAGCAAAAAGTTAAAGTTGAAATCTCCACCGTTGGGCAATCCATTTTCGTGACAATCCCAATAACACACTTGAGAATCCTTTTTAAATAG
- a CDS encoding type II toxin-antitoxin system HicB family antitoxin yields the protein MKTIKYIIYKEGKYYVSQCLNVEISSFGSTIDEAASNLKEALDLYFEDEPARRNYRKIEDTLIGELNIRF from the coding sequence ATGAAAACAATCAAATATATTATTTACAAAGAAGGCAAATATTATGTTTCACAGTGCCTGAATGTTGAAATATCAAGTTTTGGGAGTACAATTGATGAAGCAGCATCAAATCTGAAAGAAGCGCTTGATTTATACTTTGAAGATGAGCCGGCACGCAGGAATTATCGAAAAATTGAAGATACGCTGATCGGAGAATTAAATATCCGGTTCTGA
- a CDS encoding type II toxin-antitoxin system HicA family toxin, producing MTKLPSSIIPAPRKEIPVGTLKSISRQSGIPFQEFID from the coding sequence ATGACGAAATTACCTTCCTCCATCATCCCGGCACCCAGAAAAGAAATACCTGTCGGAACCCTAAAATCGATCAGCAGACAATCCGGCATTCCATTCCAGGAGTTTATCGATTAA
- a CDS encoding four helix bundle protein, with amino-acid sequence MEKLKSYRELEVWKVSMEFVTEIYQITSKFPSSELYGLSAQIRRCAVSIPSNIAEGAGRKNTREFIQFLYVSNGSLSELETQLEIAFRLRYITDPEPCNNRIMHVRKMLVNLIRALNQKLNSTG; translated from the coding sequence ATGGAAAAATTGAAAAGTTACAGGGAGTTGGAGGTTTGGAAGGTTTCGATGGAATTTGTTACGGAGATTTATCAGATCACATCAAAGTTCCCTTCTTCGGAACTTTACGGGCTTTCAGCACAGATCAGGAGATGTGCCGTTTCGATTCCGTCAAACATCGCGGAAGGGGCAGGAAGAAAAAATACCAGGGAGTTTATTCAATTCCTCTATGTGTCAAACGGCTCTTTATCAGAATTGGAAACCCAACTTGAAATTGCCTTCAGATTGAGATACATTACTGATCCTGAACCCTGTAACAACCGGATCATGCACGTCAGAAAAATGCTGGTCAACCTGATACGAGCGCTAAACCAAAAACTCAACAGCACAGGATAG
- a CDS encoding putative DNA binding domain-containing protein — protein MTESQNIEYKTTWRDEYLKWICGFANANGGKLLIGFDDKGRVVGVGDHGVFYYRSGSTKQELKGAALHDFLLRKMGRTWDGISPESATITEIDTFTVHLFVRKALAGNRISPDVNPGDIEGTLQNLNLLNENKLPKNAALLVFGKNPLKHFTTAYFKIGRFGEADHDLLFQDVVEGNILTMADRVIEILRSKYLVSPIRYQGLQRIEELEYPEEALREAILNAIVHKDYTGAPIQMSVYNDKLILWNPGRLPEDITVEILKQKHPSRPANRNIAELFFKAGYIEVWGRGIAKILNACKQARLPEPIMEVYAGGIQITFLKNRNVTNDVVDNVVDNVVDNVVDNRLDKILNLIAENDQISAAQIAKLLNITSRTVQREIEKLKKLNKLKRAGSEKTGHWEIMK, from the coding sequence ATGACCGAATCTCAAAACATTGAGTATAAGACCACTTGGCGCGATGAATACCTTAAGTGGATTTGCGGCTTTGCCAATGCTAATGGAGGCAAATTGCTGATTGGATTTGACGATAAGGGGCGAGTGGTGGGTGTTGGCGATCATGGCGTGTTTTACTATCGCAGCGGTAGCACCAAACAGGAACTCAAGGGGGCGGCTCTTCATGATTTTTTACTCAGGAAGATGGGTAGGACCTGGGATGGAATTAGTCCGGAAAGCGCAACAATTACAGAGATAGATACTTTTACCGTTCATCTTTTTGTGCGTAAAGCACTTGCTGGTAACAGGATTTCGCCAGATGTGAATCCTGGCGATATTGAAGGTACTCTACAGAACCTAAACCTACTTAACGAAAACAAACTGCCAAAGAATGCAGCGCTACTTGTATTTGGCAAGAATCCTTTAAAACACTTTACGACAGCGTACTTCAAAATTGGAAGGTTCGGAGAAGCCGATCATGATCTGCTTTTTCAGGATGTGGTGGAGGGGAACATACTCACCATGGCCGATAGGGTGATTGAAATTCTGAGGTCTAAATACCTGGTGTCTCCTATTCGTTATCAAGGGCTACAGCGCATTGAAGAGTTAGAGTATCCCGAAGAGGCTTTGCGCGAAGCGATACTCAACGCCATTGTGCATAAGGATTATACAGGTGCACCCATCCAAATGAGTGTGTACAACGACAAGTTAATACTCTGGAATCCAGGTAGGTTACCTGAGGATATCACCGTTGAAATTTTAAAGCAGAAACATCCATCTCGCCCTGCTAATAGAAATATTGCCGAGTTGTTTTTCAAAGCCGGATACATTGAGGTTTGGGGTCGGGGAATTGCGAAAATACTAAACGCCTGTAAACAAGCTAGATTACCAGAACCTATCATGGAGGTGTATGCTGGAGGAATTCAGATAACCTTTCTTAAAAACAGGAATGTCACCAATGATGTCGTAGATAATGTCGTAGATAATGTCGTAGATAATGTCGTAGATAACAGGTTAGACAAAATTCTTAACCTTATAGCTGAAAATGATCAAATTTCAGCAGCGCAAATCGCCAAACTATTGAATATCACAAGCAGAACGGTGCAAAGAGAAATTGAAAAACTCAAGAAACTAAACAAATTAAAACGAGCTGGATCAGAGAAAACCGGTCATTGGGAAATAATGAAATGA